The genome window TGAGAGGAAAGTGGAAACATAAAGAAACTTGCATCTATCTTTAGAGTTTTCCACAAATTTCCtagctagaaaattaaaataactttgTTTGAATTAATTGTCCACTTAAAAGCAAAAGAGTAAAGCACAACATTAACAAATCTAAAGTATCCAAAGTGCATTAagcaaaatctaaaaatgaaaaataaggtATGCAATCGAGGCTAGAAAAGTAAAAGAGCATCCAAAGTGAATTTATTTTTGGCAAATATTAATAAGCACCGCATAGGTGCTTGTTAAGGTTGTACAAAAGTGGGTCctgtttaataaaaattttaaataaaaaaatgatataaaactAGTCTTTTTggttatttcaatatttttttctctcaacaaAGTTGGTCCCATATTGAAAAATATGACATAAAACTAtagagaaagacaaaaatttgtacaaaaaaaagtcaaaagttgtTAACGGGCACCGTAAGTTAACACAAccctttatttttattccaaAGGCAAAAGCAAAAGTAAGATAGCAAAGTCTAAATGCACAATGTGTACTATTTACCAACATTCTATGgtacacatttattttttgttttgtatgtaCCATATATAGGTAATCTCAACCAAGATAGAATATTGCTTAAagaatatatttgttttgtatgtACCATATATAGGTAATCTCAACCAAGATAGAATATTGCTTAATGAATATATTAAGGAATAATATTATGTAGggatagtaaaaaaaaaaatattagggaagaaaaaaataaaacattttttttttttactgagaAAATTATAGTAGATTTTATTGCTTGAAAATCACTTTACACAATGGAAAAGAGAAACAAGGGGGCATTTTTCTAAGCAAATAAAGactttttcattctcttttgcAATACTAACAAGAGCTAAAGTAACACAATTACCgtttaaataaacattaacaaaagaaaaagacaaaaagtacaaaaacttaacaaataaTGGAAATATTAGTATTGTACAAACAAAGCAATGGATTATAAATCACTGGGTGTCATGCTATTTTGATCAACTTCCAATGTCTAATTGATCTATCACAAAAACATGAAGCTTTATTGAGAATTTCACCTAACTCGACTGATAAGAATTTTTGTGGTCAAATTATAAGTCTGAAATTCGAATCCCACTTACATTTAAATTCTGTTATTCATCCACACATGGAATTTCAGCATATGATTGTACTCATCCTGTTATTCATCCATATTATTCATCCCACTTACATTTGAATTCTGTTATTCATCCACACTTGGAATTTCAGCATATGATTGTATTCAAGGTGGGGTGAATAATACTTGCAGCTCTTTCTTTTCGTTCAAGGTCTGCAATCTTACattgtttatgattttattCATACGGCAAAGGAAGGTAAGCTATCATGAACCAAATTCCTTACCTTCACCTTTGTAGCCCCACTGAGCTTTTGAACCCTCCTAGCAATCGCAAACAACTGATCTTCTTCCATCTTTGTTGCAGATGAGACCAATACCACTTGTGTCCCGCTCAACTCATCATGAATCCTCTCAAATTCCTCCAACACCTCTTTCACAATTCCAACCTTGTTTTTCTGAATCAACATCTTTATCAAGCTCGCCAAATGCCTATCGAATCTCCCCTTCTTGACCACTTCTCCAATAACTTGTCCCTTATCCTTCTCACTCATAAACTGGTCATCCAAGAATGCTTGAACTTGCTCATTTCTGAGAATCTTCAAGAACCTTTGGACGTCTTTTCCAAGTGTGTTAAGGGAATTGTTGCATTGAGCTATGTCTACCAGTGCGGCAGCATAACCACTGGCTGGTTCTCGGTAAAGGGTTGGAGAATTTGGAGTAAAAGATGAGGGTtgagagtgggagaggaatgagGGAGTGAAGGTCTTGTGGGTGAGAGTTATGGTTTTGTTGGTGGTTTTGGTGGTAGAGGAAAGGTGGGTTTGTGGGGAAAGGTGTGAATATTGGGGTGTCTGAGGAGTTGACTTGAAGAAACATAGTTCACGAGAAGTTGGATATGGGGTTGGAACTTTAAGGGTTGAAACTGAGCTTGACAAAGTATCCATGGAAAAGGAGCAAAGAAATAGATTTGTTCTGGTAGAGAAGttttagattttggtttttctGTTGCTGGATGAGATGAAGAATCGCAGAGAATCGTTCTCAGCCACAAAAAGtctcataccaaaaaaaattttattttatttttcatttagctTGGTTTAGAGATATACGATCACTTCTTTGGGTCTCAAACCGAAGACGTAGGAAGGTGCCATTAGATTAGACCAATGCAGTCATTGACTCATTGGCAAGTCCAATAGCCTTTGGTAACTTGAAACGGTCATTTGTAATGTTTATATGATTGAAAAAGATGTGGTAGACTGGTAGTTGAGTGTCCAATTCATTATTTGGGCTAGTCAATGGAAGTTTGCTAATCTAAGTTGTAACATGGCAGCTCACTTTTTGGCCCATTGAGCATGCTTTTGTAACAGATTTGGGCCTTTGCCAATTTCTACTCCACTAAGATCTGTTGTTATAGACATAGATGGAGATGAGTGAGGGCCCAATCACCTTATTTTGCTTTGTTCTTGTGTTTAGTACAAGTATTCAATTTTCAATATTAGGGGaaattgactttttattttattttatggtagTGTTCACGTATTTGGTCAAATCATTTCACTTCTTACCCATGAAATATCCTAAAAATCTCATATATGGATAGTGTGGTGAATTGAATCTATGATCTCTAAATTTACGTTACGCTTCAGACCAATGAGTTTACCACCGAGGTAACCTGTGGGGAAAATGACACTTCGTTAGAGGAAAGCCGCATTAGATAATTTAGTATTGTTGTATTGTCACACAAGTTGGATAGCTGAGagttttaaaaatgataaattttattattttaatttattaataatttgatagttaataATGAGGAAGAAGGTGGATTCAAAACATTCCAGCATGCCTCGCACTTAACCAACCCAATCTTGCCTTGCACACAAGCAACCCACACAATTAACTTACCTATCTATGATCGAGCCCACATAATATCGCCATGGCTCACTGCCGCACATGCTGCTCACCAATCACACTCATAAGAGTCATTATAACCCGCAATTTGCCAAGCCATGGCCATGGATTCGTTATAATGACAAAGACACCAACGTGTTGCCAAAATAGAACTCATGTAAGCATATACCACAAAAGGTAGCACAACTTGTTATTGCCCAAAACATATTGCTCAATCGATAGCATGCCTCGTGTATATGAATTTGTGTGGTTGACAAAATCAAGATGTTAAAGTTTTTCTACTATCACAAACAAATTCACCACTTTTGTCAAAACTCTCCTATGTGGACCATGATAAGTTATATGTTACTTTCACATAGaaccatcactttttttttatcaatcacaGTTAATCGTGTGATTGTGACAaaatgtgtgtatttttttgtaaaataatactTCCTCCGTCCtagtttgtttgtcctctattccattttgggatgtctcaaaatattgttctgcttctaaaaataaaagttattaatttactaatgttcctagtATATccctaatttattttcaaaactatttgaaaagaaaactaacaaatatttaaaaaaattaatctgaTTGTGGCACCTTTTTAGTTACCTCATTAataataactctttaaaaaaaataaactgataaatttatttaaatgtaattttgtgaacttatatatttttacaatgcaaacaaaacaataaataatgtttccttaaaaaatttgacttttcgaacatgacaaacaaattgggacaGAAAGagtatatatttttagtaaGATGTTAGGCCTgccaactttttattttattttattttataattatttattattaaatgcCAACTATATTCTCAAAGATAAATAGGTCTAACATTAGCCCAacaatccatatatatatatatatatatatatataatttatagtaGCCATAATTAGCATTGGTTCGTGTTCCTGGCTCCGGTTGTCCTCGATTTCATATTCCTTTTTAACCATGCGGGCCTTAAATTGCCATCATTCTTACGAATGTCATTGTAACAAATTCTGTCGGTGCAACATTATAAGCTCCACCCGTACAGATGAGAGAGTAGACATCTctcaaaacttttcttttctgtttcttttttctttttctttttttatattaaaattcctATTCTGTTTCTTATTATGGGTCTTTGGTTGGAATTACAAATTCAATTCACTTCCGGCCTCGTTAATCGAATCAATAAAAGGAGATatggttctaaaaaaaaagagatatgtataaagtttttaaagtaatataccataaaatGAGAGTTCTGGACCCACTCTCCATTAGATGCCTCTGGAATTTTGATTGATCCAATATATTAAttatggaaaatattaaaaatacatttctctataatatgattttttgaaaattagacgTTATGAAGTAATGAAATGTTGTggattccagttagctcaattagtaaagtctctgatggttatATAAGTAATCTGAgattcaatctccgcctacaccaaaaactgattggtgtcttaatttctttattatcaggagcggatgctataggttgaaactctctctcaaaaaaaaaaaaagtaatgaaacATTGGATTCAAGATAATTAGTTTAAGCATTTTATCCGATAGAAACTTTGAATGATAAATGGCATATGATATGACATACTATTAGTGAATAAATCTTTAGTAATCATGTGATAATTAAGATCATTCTCAtttctcaacaaaaagaaaattgaaaaataaaaattcaaacagGTTGACTTTTTATTAATAGAAGATAAAATTGTTAGTTCATTggtatattcattttttttttttttggttacaaaaagattttttttataaggttttgttaaaaaatattaaagataaATGATGTGTTTTAGAATAAAAACTATTGATTGAAATATGATGAGTATTCCTTTCTTTATTTCGGCCTTTAatattcttacaatttttttaaccaattagaattttattttttccttttacaattgctaaccaaacaaaacttcCTTTTAATTCCCTTCTTGCAATTTCTTGGTAACCGAACACTAATCTAGTCCAAAAATCATAGACCTAGATTTACTACAACCAAATCGCCCAGCACCACAAATCCACTACAGAGCTCAAATGCCACTATGCCAGCTTGCAAGTGCATGTTAAAAATACCTATTTTACAACTTTGACCACtcaacacaaacaaacccaaagtCAAGCCATTGCAGTGTAATGGAGACCCAAAGACATAGACACAATGAGAAAACTTTGAAAAGCAAACCCACATAGCCATGGAAGTGGAGGGGTCATCGAAGAAGAAgatagcaacacaaactctgaGTTCAAAAAACATACCCAATCCCTTTAGCTTTGTTAAATATCTTGTAGATATTTGAGTCTTGTAGATATTAGTTTAGTAGTTATGATTTGTAGTTTGTATATAGCAGTGCTAATCTATAGTAGCATAGAGTGGTAGTGCATTAAACGGGTGTAGCTTACAGAGCATACTTAGTTAGTTAGGTATCTACCACTTGTCATGTTTGTATTGGTTGACTTGATTGTTGGTCAGGTGGTTACTCTGTTTTTGGTATATAAAGAAGTTGAGTCAGATATTTATAATATACGAAATCATTCACAACaatttccctctcttttctttctctctctatgtgTGATTCCAACATTGTAGGAGCTTCAAGCTTGTGTCTGATTtcaacatggtatcagagccgaaCTGATTCAAGAGAATCTTCAAATTCTGgtattctttgaattttagttCAATCTCTTTCATTTCCTTAGTGCTTTTCTCTTAACCAAGTAGATTGTAtggttcttgatttttgttaaATCAAGTTGATCttattgttcttgatttttgttaaATCAAGTTGATCGTATTGTTCTTGATTCTTGCGTTGAgttttcttctccaaatcaGGGTATTCTTTCTGTGCTTGATAGCAACTCGAAAATCTTGATTTCTTCTACATTGGCAAATTGAAATTCTTATTATTAGggtttttccaattttttgtttccttttgtaCATTGGCAAATTGAAACTTTCTTGGTTAGGGTTTTCAATTACCAATTTGTGATTGCTGTTGTCCTTTCATCAAGATCTTGAATTGAGGACTTCGAAGTTTGTTAGATACACTTTACATACTTTAGATTTTGTTGGATGCATATTCCTTGGTTACAAATAAGAAACAATTGAAAGTTTGTACTAGATGTttaatataactatatattattcttattatttttagttttttggaaatattttgcAGGAACTACTCTTTCAAAATTAGGTCTTGCAGGATGAGGCTTAAGAATGAGAGAGTGCAGGTCTTATAAAAACATTCATTTTCCAAATATGTTAAGTtaatatccaaaaaataaaaacgcaTTGATATATAAGAATAAACTTAAAGAATCattatcaaaattatttgatattaaTGATGAGAGGAAAGTGGAAACATAAAGAAACTTGCATCTATCTTTAGAGTTTTCCACAAATTTCCtagctagaaaattaaaataactttgTTTGAATTAATTGTCCACTTAAAAGCAAAAGAGTAAAGCACAACATTAACAAATCTAAAGTATCCAAAGTGCATTAagcaaaatctaaaaatgaaaaataaggtATGCAATCGAGGCTAGAAAAGTAAAAGAGCATCCAAAGTGAATTTATTTTTGGCAAATATTAATAAGCACCGCATAGGTGCTTGTTAAGGTTGTACAAAAGTGGGTCctgtttaataaaaattttaaataaaaaaatgatataaaactAGTCTTTTTggttatttcaatatttttttctctcaacaaAGTTGGTCCCATATTGAAAAATATGACATAAAACTAtagagaaagacaaaaatttgtacaaaaaaaagtcaaaagttgtTAACGGGCACCGTAAGTTAACACAAccctttatttttattccaaAGGCAAAAGCAAAAGTAAGATAGCAAAGTCTAAATGCACAATGTGTACTATTTACCAACATTCTATGgtacacatttattttttgttttgtatgtaCCATATATAGGTAATCTCAACCAAGATAGAATATTGCTTAAagaatatatttgttttgtatgtACCATATATAGGTAATCTCAACCAAGATAGAATATTGCTTAATGAATATATTAAGGAATAATATTATGTAGggatagtaaaaaaaaaaatattagggaagaaaaaaataaaacattttttttttttactgagaAAATTATAGtagattttattgattgaaaatcaCTTTACACAATGGAAAAGAGAAACAAGGGGGCATTTTTCTAAGCAAATAAAGactttttcattctcttttgcAATACTAACAAGAGCTAAAGTAACACAATTACCGTTTAAATAAAcactaacaaaagaaaaagacaaaaagtacaaaaacttaacaaataaTGGAAATATTAGTATTGTACAAACAAAGCAATGGATTATAAATCACTGGGTGTCATGCTATTTTGATCAACTTCCAATGTCTAATTGATCTATCACAAAAACATGAAGCTTTATTGAGAATTTCACCTAACTCGACTGATAAGAATTTTTGTGGTCAAATTATAAGTCTGAAATTCGAATCCCACTTACATTTAAATTCTGTTATTCATCCACACATGGAATTTCAGCATATGATTGTACTCATCCTGTTATTCATCCATATTATTCATCCCACTTACATTTGAATTCTGTTATTCATCCACACTTGGAATTTCAGCATATGATTGTATTCAAGGTGGGGTGAATAATACTTGCAGCTCTTTCTTTTCGTTCAAGGTCTGCAATCTTACattgtttatgattttattCATACGGCAAAGGAAGGTAAGCTATCATGAACCAAATTCCTTACCTTCACCTTTGTAGCCCCACTGAGCTTTTGAACCCTCCTAGCAATCGCAAACAACTGATCTTCTTCCATCTTTGTTGCAGATGAGACCAATACCACTTGTGTCCCGCTCAACTCATCATGAATCCTCTCAAATTCCTCCAACACCTCTTTCACAATTCCAACCTTGTTTTTCTGAATCAACATCTTTATCAAGCTCGCCAAATGCCTATCGAATCTCCCCTTCTTGACCACTTC of Quercus lobata isolate SW786 chromosome 8, ValleyOak3.0 Primary Assembly, whole genome shotgun sequence contains these proteins:
- the LOC115955612 gene encoding ATP synthase delta chain, chloroplastic-like — its product is MDTLSSSVSTLKVPTPYPTSRELCFFKSTPQTPQYSHLSPQTHLSSTTKTTNKTITLTHKTFTPSFLSHSQPSSFTPNSPTLYREPASGYAAALVDIAQCNNSLNTLGKDVQRFLKILRNEQVQAFLDDQFMSEKDKGQVIGEVVKKGRFDRHLASLIKMLIQKNKVGIVKEVLEEFERIHDELSGTQVVLVSSATKMEEDQLFAIARRVQKLSGATKVKVRNLVHDSLPSFAV